A region of Flavobacterium indicum GPTSA100-9 = DSM 17447 DNA encodes the following proteins:
- a CDS encoding PaaI family thioesterase — MIIPKEEMLKLCAEYSKNTLMETLEIEYIDAGDDFLTAKMPVNPRVHQPMGLLHGGASVALAESVGSAASLMFINPEKQEVRGIEISANHVRAKREGTVFCTAKIIHKGASIHLWEIKIVDEQDRLISMCKLTNMVLSRKER; from the coding sequence ATGATTATTCCTAAAGAGGAAATGTTGAAATTGTGTGCCGAATATTCTAAGAATACTTTAATGGAAACATTAGAAATAGAATATATTGACGCAGGTGATGATTTTTTAACAGCTAAAATGCCTGTTAACCCAAGAGTTCATCAACCAATGGGTTTGTTGCATGGAGGAGCTTCTGTAGCCTTAGCGGAAAGTGTAGGAAGTGCTGCTTCTTTAATGTTTATTAATCCAGAAAAACAAGAAGTAAGAGGGATAGAAATTAGTGCCAATCATGTGAGAGCAAAACGGGAAGGTACCGTGTTTTGTACGGCCAAAATTATCCATAAAGGGGCGAGTATTCATTTATGGGAAATAAAAATTGTTGATGAACAAGACCGATTAATCTCAATGTGTAAATTGACCAATATGGTTTTATCAAGAAAAGAACGATAA
- the purL gene encoding phosphoribosylformylglycinamidine synthase, producing the protein MIHFFGNQSNTVFAVQAQNELSTETINKLNWLFGNAHKIEKSVVSDFFVGPRAAMVTPWSTNAVEITQNMGIEGIIRIEEFQKVTSDFTDFDPMLSQKYSELNQDIYTINIQPEPILEIEDIDAYNKTEGLALSPEEVEYLNNLSSKLGRKLTDSEIFAFSQANSEHCRHKIFNGTFVIDGEEQPTSLFKLIKKTSETNPNDIVSAYKDNVAFVKGPKVTQFAPKSADKPDFYQEKEFESVLSLKAETHNFPTTVEPFNGAATGSGGEIRDRLAGGQGSLPLAGTAVYMTSYSRLNEERPWEKGMEERKWLYQTPMDILIKASNGASDFGNKFGQPLITGSVLTFEHEEDARKLGFDKVIMQAGGVGYGKLEQAKKHEPQAGDKIVILGGENYRIGMGGAAVSSADTGAFGSGIELNAIQRSNPEMQKRAANAIRGLVESDNNPIVSIHDHGAGGHLNCLSELVEATGGLIDLDKLPVGDPTLSAKEIIGNESQERMGLVIGEKDIETLQRIAERERSPMYTVGDVTNDHRFTFESKTTGAKPMDYALEDFFGSSPKTIMTDKKVERNYSNPEYSVSEIPTYLNQVLQLEAVACKDWLTNKVDRCVGGRVAKQQCAGPLQLPLNNVGVMALDFKGKEGIATSIGHSPISALVDPVAGSRNSIGEALSNLVWAPIKNGLQSVSLSANWMWACKNEGEDARLYQAVKGCSDFAIELGINIPTGKDSLSMKQKYPNEEVIAPGTVIISALGNCSNITKVVEPVLKRNGGAIYYLNLSQDAFKLGGSSFYQILNKVGSEVPTIKNAEFFKQAFNTLQDLIKERKISAGHDVGSGGLITTLLELSFAEVGLGAHYDLSVLGESDTVKTLFNENIAVVFQANEEVEAAFKNNGIEIFNIGTVVEGDIISVKNGNDNFNFSVTETRDTWFKTSYLLDTKQSKNGMAEARYANYKNQPLAFTFPANFDGSLRQAQGNLAPVGSRPKAAIIREKGSNSEREMANAMYLAGFDVKDVHMTDLISGRETLEDIQFIGAVGGFSNSDVLGSAKGWAGAFLYNEKANTALQNFFKREDTLSVGICNGCQLLMELELINPEHEIHGKMHHNTSNKHESGFTSVKIQKNNSVMLSSLEGLTLGVWISHGEGKFKLPYAEEKYNIVGKYAYEGYPANPNGSDFNTAMMCDTTGRHLVMMPHIERSIFPWNWAYYPEREQKDDVSPWIEAFVNARKWIENQK; encoded by the coding sequence ATGATTCATTTCTTTGGAAACCAATCCAATACGGTATTTGCTGTACAAGCACAAAACGAATTATCGACAGAAACAATCAACAAATTAAACTGGCTTTTTGGCAACGCACATAAAATAGAAAAATCCGTAGTATCGGATTTTTTTGTTGGACCCCGTGCCGCTATGGTAACGCCTTGGAGTACTAACGCTGTTGAAATTACTCAAAATATGGGTATTGAAGGAATTATTCGTATTGAAGAATTTCAAAAAGTAACAAGCGATTTTACCGATTTTGATCCGATGTTATCTCAAAAGTATTCGGAATTAAATCAAGACATTTATACTATTAATATCCAACCAGAGCCTATTTTAGAAATTGAGGATATTGATGCTTACAACAAAACTGAAGGTTTGGCTTTAAGCCCTGAAGAAGTAGAGTATTTAAATAATCTTTCTTCTAAACTAGGAAGAAAACTAACAGATTCAGAAATTTTTGCTTTTTCGCAAGCCAATTCGGAACACTGCCGTCACAAAATTTTCAACGGTACTTTTGTTATTGATGGTGAAGAACAACCTACTTCCCTATTCAAGTTAATCAAGAAAACATCAGAAACGAATCCAAACGATATTGTTTCAGCATATAAAGATAACGTAGCTTTTGTAAAAGGTCCGAAAGTAACACAATTTGCACCTAAAAGCGCTGACAAACCCGATTTTTATCAAGAAAAAGAATTTGAGTCGGTTTTATCCTTAAAAGCAGAAACACATAATTTCCCTACTACTGTAGAACCTTTTAACGGAGCAGCTACAGGCTCTGGAGGAGAAATTCGCGACCGTTTAGCTGGTGGACAAGGTTCGTTACCGTTAGCAGGAACTGCGGTTTACATGACTTCTTATTCTCGTTTAAACGAGGAACGTCCATGGGAAAAAGGAATGGAAGAAAGAAAATGGTTGTATCAAACACCAATGGATATTTTAATTAAAGCATCCAACGGGGCTTCTGATTTTGGTAATAAATTTGGGCAACCTTTAATTACAGGTTCTGTTTTAACGTTTGAACACGAAGAGGATGCTCGTAAACTTGGATTTGATAAAGTTATCATGCAAGCAGGCGGAGTGGGTTATGGAAAATTAGAACAAGCCAAAAAACACGAGCCACAAGCGGGTGACAAAATTGTTATTTTAGGTGGTGAAAATTATAGAATTGGAATGGGCGGTGCTGCCGTATCCTCTGCAGATACTGGCGCTTTTGGTTCTGGTATTGAATTAAACGCCATACAACGTTCCAATCCAGAAATGCAAAAACGTGCTGCTAATGCCATTCGTGGTTTAGTGGAAAGTGATAACAATCCAATTGTTTCTATTCACGATCATGGTGCAGGTGGGCACTTAAACTGCCTATCTGAGTTAGTTGAAGCTACAGGCGGACTTATCGATTTAGATAAATTACCAGTGGGTGACCCTACCCTTTCAGCTAAAGAAATCATTGGTAATGAGTCTCAAGAAAGAATGGGATTAGTTATTGGTGAAAAAGATATTGAAACTTTACAACGAATTGCAGAAAGAGAACGTTCTCCCATGTATACTGTTGGAGATGTTACCAATGATCATCGTTTTACCTTCGAATCAAAAACGACTGGTGCAAAACCAATGGATTATGCTTTGGAAGATTTCTTTGGAAGTTCTCCAAAAACGATTATGACCGATAAAAAGGTTGAACGTAATTATTCAAATCCAGAATATTCAGTTTCAGAAATTCCTACCTATTTAAATCAAGTTTTACAATTAGAAGCTGTGGCTTGTAAAGATTGGTTAACCAACAAAGTAGACCGTTGTGTAGGCGGACGCGTGGCAAAACAACAGTGTGCAGGTCCATTACAACTTCCTTTAAATAATGTTGGAGTTATGGCATTAGATTTTAAAGGAAAAGAAGGAATTGCGACTTCGATTGGGCACTCGCCTATTTCTGCATTAGTTGACCCTGTTGCGGGTTCCAGAAATTCAATTGGTGAGGCTTTATCTAACTTAGTTTGGGCGCCAATTAAAAATGGTTTACAATCCGTTTCCTTATCTGCGAATTGGATGTGGGCATGTAAAAATGAGGGTGAAGACGCTCGTTTATATCAAGCGGTTAAAGGTTGCTCCGATTTTGCAATTGAGTTAGGCATCAATATTCCAACAGGAAAAGATTCCTTGTCCATGAAACAAAAGTATCCTAATGAAGAAGTTATTGCGCCAGGAACGGTAATTATTTCGGCTTTAGGAAATTGCAGCAATATTACAAAAGTTGTAGAACCTGTTTTAAAAAGAAACGGAGGAGCTATCTATTATTTAAATCTATCACAAGATGCATTTAAATTAGGTGGTAGTTCTTTCTATCAAATATTAAATAAAGTTGGTTCTGAAGTGCCAACAATTAAAAATGCCGAATTTTTCAAACAGGCATTTAATACCTTACAAGACTTAATCAAAGAACGAAAAATTAGTGCAGGACACGATGTTGGTAGCGGTGGATTAATCACAACTTTATTAGAACTATCTTTTGCAGAAGTTGGTTTAGGTGCTCATTATGATTTATCTGTTTTAGGAGAATCAGACACTGTAAAAACGTTATTTAACGAAAATATAGCAGTCGTTTTCCAAGCAAATGAAGAAGTAGAAGCTGCATTTAAAAATAACGGAATTGAAATTTTCAATATCGGAACTGTAGTTGAAGGGGATATTATTTCTGTTAAAAATGGAAATGATAATTTTAATTTCTCAGTTACTGAAACAAGAGATACTTGGTTTAAAACATCTTATCTATTAGATACTAAACAATCTAAAAACGGAATGGCTGAGGCGCGTTATGCGAATTACAAAAACCAACCGTTAGCATTTACATTCCCTGCTAATTTTGATGGAAGCCTTCGACAAGCTCAGGGTAACCTTGCGCCTGTTGGTTCTAGACCAAAAGCTGCTATTATTCGTGAAAAAGGAAGTAATTCGGAACGCGAAATGGCCAATGCAATGTACTTAGCTGGTTTTGATGTAAAAGATGTACATATGACCGACTTAATTTCGGGTCGTGAAACATTAGAAGACATTCAATTTATTGGTGCCGTTGGTGGTTTTTCGAACTCAGATGTATTAGGTTCGGCTAAAGGTTGGGCTGGTGCCTTTTTATATAATGAAAAAGCGAACACCGCTTTACAAAACTTCTTCAAGAGAGAAGATACTTTATCTGTAGGTATATGTAATGGATGTCAATTATTAATGGAATTGGAATTAATTAATCCGGAACATGAAATCCATGGTAAAATGCATCACAATACATCAAACAAACACGAAAGCGGATTTACTTCTGTAAAAATTCAGAAAAACAATTCGGTTATGTTGTCTTCTTTAGAAGGTTTAACTTTAGGTGTTTGGATTTCACATGGAGAAGGTAAATTTAAATTACCTTATGCGGAAGAAAAATACAATATTGTAGGTAAATATGCTTATGAAGGATATCCAGCAAATCCTAATGGTTCTGACTTTAACACCGCCATGATGTGCGATACCACAGGTAGACACTTGGTAATGATGCCACACATTGAGCGTTCTATTTTCCCATGGAACTGGGCTTATTATCCTGAACGTGAGCAAAAAGATGACGTTTCTCCTTGGATTGAGGCTTTCGTTAATGCTAGAAAATGGATTGAAAATCAAAAATAA
- a CDS encoding EamA family transporter: protein MVFVILSVLCSVSVGILLKLAKKKQYSFYQIISINYLIAWFLTKIIYQPVLKTDVSSTTKSIIISLSFLLPIIFVFQAKAIKYSGIVKTDIAQRMSLFISILFSFFIVHEQINQFKWIGIFIAFLAIFLTFYRKNDAEYAKKNKWYFLPLVLLGFGIIDILFKNVASLKEIQFTELLFLVFPGAGLVSLFISGYYLLKGNEKFNKTNVLWGLGVGLLNFGNISFYIKAHQVLSNNPSTVFASMNMGVITLGSLVGILIFKEKVNRWNYLGLFLSLVAIGLITYSQFLN, encoded by the coding sequence ATGGTATTCGTTATATTAAGTGTACTTTGTAGTGTTTCTGTTGGAATTCTATTAAAACTAGCTAAAAAAAAACAATATAGTTTTTATCAAATAATTAGCATCAATTATTTGATTGCTTGGTTTTTAACTAAAATCATTTATCAACCAGTATTAAAAACTGATGTAAGTAGCACTACAAAAAGTATCATTATTAGTTTAAGTTTTTTACTACCCATAATTTTTGTTTTTCAAGCGAAAGCCATAAAATACAGTGGCATCGTTAAAACTGATATTGCGCAACGAATGTCGCTTTTTATTTCCATTCTATTTTCTTTCTTCATTGTTCATGAACAAATTAATCAATTCAAATGGATTGGAATTTTTATCGCATTCTTGGCTATATTTTTAACTTTTTATAGAAAAAATGATGCTGAATATGCTAAGAAAAACAAATGGTATTTTTTGCCCCTAGTTTTGTTAGGTTTTGGGATTATTGATATCTTATTTAAGAATGTTGCCAGTTTAAAAGAAATACAATTTACTGAATTATTATTTTTAGTATTTCCGGGTGCGGGTCTAGTTTCACTTTTTATTTCAGGATATTATTTACTGAAAGGCAACGAAAAATTCAACAAAACAAATGTTTTATGGGGTCTTGGAGTGGGCTTATTAAATTTTGGAAATATTTCATTTTACATTAAAGCCCATCAAGTCTTATCTAACAATCCCTCTACCGTTTTTGCAAGTATGAACATGGGAGTAATTACACTCGGAAGTTTGGTTGGAATACTTATTTTTAAAGAAAAAGTTAATCGATGGAATTATTTAGGTTTATTCCTTTCCTTAGTTGCAATTGGTTTAATAACATATTCTCAATTTTTAAATTAA
- a CDS encoding ATP-binding protein, with the protein MGRIKILTFLFFSLSILIVNAQKNPTTSKEAEQYYTIAQKSLLNLNFKKSLIYAEKTLFYALKNDDKLLAAKCYNIIGLNFEEIADLNKAISFYKKGIYLANQVSNDTVSGWLYNNLGGVYSYNKIDLQKGLYFYKQALEKSIIIKNKWEIYYTKINIAINYFNLKAYPEGKKYLDEVKGPIDASDEVEAKLSIYSLYGSYYYEYENNFEKAEACFLKAVHWAKKNDVELVKLNMVDLYDDVSKFYQKYNKPKEAYYFLKQHDSLEDIIFDEKRQDILKNEFQSIKLGEINDKILKIELENKDYIKKLKNSRLFIGGLVLVIVLTVISLFVLYKNLNKNARINKRLKKTNLELKRAKNQSEEAARLKSQFMSTVSHELRTPLYGVIGMTEIIENEHENLKESKYFNALKYSSKYLLSLINDILDVYKIEEGKVELVKEPIQLRNELSIIIGSLQVIADQNDNRIEIEVDAQVPVWIVSDKTRLSQILINLLSNSLKFTKKGLVQIKVEKYTSQFLKFQVIDNGLGIPKDYLDKIFDKFVQVERKSDEHYQGTGLGLSIVKKTVELFGGKIQIESIENKGTDVTFTIPLELASANENDMVATPETVSKLKLDVSILVVEDNKVNQLVTQKMLEKNKLTCTIVDSGYKAIEILKNQHFDLVLMDINMPGIDGFETTAEIRKFNPQVPIVALTASDKFEIQKLLEKSSMNDILVKPFEWLDLLHIIEKHIQS; encoded by the coding sequence ATGGGACGAATTAAAATATTGACATTTCTTTTCTTTAGTTTATCGATCCTAATTGTAAACGCTCAAAAAAATCCAACTACTTCAAAAGAGGCTGAACAATACTACACTATTGCTCAAAAAAGTTTACTAAATCTAAATTTTAAAAAATCACTTATTTATGCTGAAAAAACGCTTTTTTATGCATTAAAAAATGATGATAAATTATTGGCTGCTAAATGCTACAACATTATTGGTTTAAATTTTGAAGAAATTGCCGATTTAAATAAAGCAATCAGTTTTTATAAAAAAGGAATATATTTAGCTAATCAAGTATCCAATGATACGGTTTCAGGTTGGTTATATAATAATTTAGGCGGAGTCTATTCTTATAATAAAATTGATTTACAAAAGGGACTTTATTTTTACAAACAGGCCTTAGAAAAATCAATCATTATTAAAAACAAATGGGAAATTTATTACACTAAAATAAATATTGCGATTAATTATTTTAATCTTAAAGCATACCCCGAAGGTAAAAAGTATTTAGATGAAGTCAAAGGACCTATTGATGCTAGTGATGAGGTTGAAGCTAAATTGTCTATTTATTCTTTGTATGGAAGTTATTATTATGAATACGAAAATAATTTTGAAAAAGCAGAAGCGTGTTTTCTAAAGGCGGTACACTGGGCAAAGAAAAACGATGTTGAATTAGTTAAACTTAATATGGTTGATTTGTATGATGATGTTTCAAAATTTTATCAAAAATATAATAAACCAAAAGAAGCGTATTATTTTTTAAAACAACATGATAGCTTAGAAGATATCATTTTCGACGAAAAAAGACAAGATATTTTAAAGAATGAATTTCAGTCTATTAAATTAGGTGAAATCAATGATAAAATATTAAAAATTGAATTAGAGAATAAAGACTATATTAAAAAACTGAAAAACAGCCGTCTTTTTATTGGTGGATTGGTTTTGGTTATTGTTTTAACAGTCATTTCATTATTTGTTTTATATAAAAATTTGAATAAAAATGCTCGAATCAATAAGCGTTTGAAAAAAACGAATTTAGAATTAAAAAGAGCTAAAAATCAATCAGAAGAGGCTGCTAGATTAAAAAGTCAATTTATGTCGACTGTTAGTCATGAGTTGCGTACACCATTGTATGGGGTTATTGGAATGACTGAAATTATAGAAAATGAGCATGAAAATTTAAAAGAAAGCAAATATTTTAATGCCCTAAAATATTCTTCTAAATACTTGTTGTCTTTGATTAACGATATTTTAGATGTGTATAAAATTGAAGAAGGAAAAGTTGAATTAGTAAAAGAGCCTATTCAATTGCGTAATGAATTATCAATTATCATAGGTAGTTTACAAGTTATAGCGGATCAAAATGATAATAGAATTGAAATTGAAGTTGATGCACAAGTCCCTGTTTGGATTGTGTCAGATAAAACGAGATTGTCTCAAATATTGATCAATTTATTGAGTAATTCTTTAAAATTTACAAAAAAGGGTCTAGTTCAGATAAAAGTAGAAAAATATACTTCTCAATTCTTGAAGTTTCAAGTGATAGATAATGGTTTAGGTATTCCAAAAGATTATTTAGATAAAATATTTGACAAATTTGTTCAAGTAGAACGAAAGTCAGATGAACATTATCAAGGAACGGGTTTAGGTCTGTCAATTGTAAAAAAAACCGTTGAGTTATTTGGAGGTAAAATTCAAATTGAAAGTATTGAAAATAAAGGGACAGATGTAACTTTTACGATTCCACTTGAATTAGCAAGTGCTAACGAAAACGACATGGTTGCAACTCCAGAAACAGTCTCTAAATTGAAACTAGATGTTTCTATTTTGGTAGTGGAAGACAATAAAGTGAATCAATTGGTTACTCAAAAAATGTTAGAAAAAAATAAACTAACTTGTACTATTGTTGATAGTGGATATAAGGCAATAGAGATACTAAAAAACCAACATTTTGATTTAGTTTTGATGGATATTAATATGCCGGGGATAGACGGATTTGAAACAACCGCGGAAATTAGAAAATTCAATCCTCAAGTTCCAATAGTTGCTTTAACTGCATCTGATAAATTTGAAATTCAAAAATTACTTGAAAAATCCAGTATGAATGATATCTTAGTTAAACCATTTGAATGGTTAGATTTGTTGCATATTATTGAAAAACATATTCAATCTTAA
- the ettA gene encoding energy-dependent translational throttle protein EttA: MSDDKKVIFSMSRVSKTYSSSNKTVLKDIYLSFFYGAKIGILGLNGAGKSSLLKIIAGVDKNYQGDVVFAPGYTVGYLEQEPQLDESKTVIEVVREGAAEIFSLLEEFNKINDDFGLPEVYEDADKMQKLMDRQAELQDRIDACGAWEIDTKLEIAMDALRTPEADTPIAVLSGGEKRRVALCRLLLQQPDVLLLDEPTNHLDAESVLWLEQHLQQYAGTVIAVTHDRYFLDNVAGWILELDRGEGIPWKGNYSSWLDQKSKRMEQEEKVASKRRKTLERELDWVRQGAKGRQTKQKARLQNYDKLLNEDQKELDEKLEIYIPNGPRLGTNVIEAKHVAKAFGDKLLYDDLNFVLPQAGIVGIIGPNGAGKSTIFRMIMGEQTPDAGEFTIGETVKIAYVDQTHSNIDVNKSIWENFCDGQELIMMGGRQVNSRAYLSRFNFGGSDQNKKVSTLSGGERNRLHLAMTLKEEGNVLLLDEPTNDLDINTLRALEEGLENFAGCAVIISHDRWFLDRVCTHILAFEGDSQVYFFEGSFSEYEENKRKRLGKEVTPTRIKYKKLIR, translated from the coding sequence ATGTCAGACGATAAGAAAGTTATATTTTCGATGTCTAGGGTAAGTAAAACTTACTCAAGTTCAAATAAAACCGTATTAAAAGATATTTACCTAAGTTTCTTTTATGGCGCCAAGATTGGTATTTTAGGATTAAATGGAGCGGGGAAATCTTCTTTATTAAAAATTATTGCTGGTGTAGATAAAAACTATCAAGGCGATGTGGTGTTTGCACCTGGTTATACTGTTGGTTATCTAGAGCAAGAACCTCAATTAGATGAATCTAAAACAGTAATTGAAGTGGTTCGTGAAGGAGCTGCTGAAATTTTTTCGTTATTAGAAGAGTTTAATAAAATTAACGACGATTTTGGTTTGCCTGAAGTATATGAGGACGCCGATAAAATGCAAAAATTAATGGATCGTCAGGCGGAATTACAAGATAGAATTGACGCTTGTGGTGCTTGGGAAATCGATACCAAATTAGAAATTGCAATGGATGCTTTGCGTACGCCAGAAGCAGATACACCAATTGCAGTGTTATCGGGTGGAGAGAAACGTCGTGTGGCTTTATGTCGATTATTATTACAACAACCAGATGTGTTATTGTTAGATGAGCCTACCAACCACTTAGATGCAGAGTCTGTTCTTTGGTTAGAACAACATTTACAACAATATGCGGGTACAGTAATTGCTGTTACGCACGACCGTTATTTCTTAGATAATGTAGCTGGATGGATTTTAGAATTAGATCGTGGAGAAGGTATTCCATGGAAAGGAAATTATTCTTCATGGTTAGATCAAAAATCGAAACGTATGGAGCAAGAAGAGAAAGTAGCTTCAAAACGAAGAAAAACGTTAGAACGAGAGTTAGATTGGGTTCGTCAAGGTGCAAAAGGTCGTCAAACGAAACAAAAAGCGCGTCTTCAAAACTATGATAAGTTGTTGAATGAAGATCAAAAAGAATTGGACGAAAAATTAGAAATCTATATTCCAAATGGTCCTCGTTTAGGAACTAATGTTATTGAAGCAAAACATGTAGCTAAAGCATTTGGGGATAAATTATTATATGACGATTTAAACTTTGTTTTACCTCAGGCAGGAATAGTGGGAATTATTGGGCCGAATGGTGCCGGTAAATCTACTATTTTTAGAATGATAATGGGAGAACAAACACCAGATGCTGGTGAATTTACTATTGGTGAAACTGTGAAGATTGCTTATGTAGATCAAACACACTCAAATATTGATGTAAATAAATCGATTTGGGAAAACTTTTGCGATGGTCAGGAATTAATAATGATGGGTGGACGTCAAGTAAATTCAAGAGCTTATTTATCTCGATTTAATTTTGGTGGAAGTGATCAAAATAAAAAGGTATCTACTTTATCAGGGGGTGAACGTAACCGTTTACATTTAGCCATGACTTTGAAAGAAGAAGGTAATGTTTTGTTATTAGATGAGCCTACCAACGACTTGGATATTAATACACTTCGAGCATTGGAAGAAGGGTTGGAAAATTTTGCAGGATGTGCAGTGATTATTTCGCACGACCGTTGGTTCTTAGATCGAGTTTGTACACATATCTTAGCATTTGAAGGCGATTCTCAAGTGTATTTCTTTGAAGGAAGTTTCTCTGAATATGAAGAAAACAAACGCAAACGTCTAGGTAAAGAAGTGACACCAACTAGAATTAAATACAAGAAATTGATTAGATAA
- a CDS encoding CAL67264 family membrane protein → MNKNTVLAIATIIMILMGLLLIGLGVYRYADVAGWGFSAVGVGFFAIAWVFNALKGRV, encoded by the coding sequence ATGAATAAAAATACAGTTTTAGCAATTGCAACCATAATAATGATTTTAATGGGGCTGTTGCTTATTGGATTAGGTGTTTATAGATATGCAGATGTGGCAGGATGGGGATTTAGTGCTGTTGGCGTTGGGTTTTTTGCAATTGCATGGGTATTTAATGCCTTAAAAGGAAGAGTATAA
- the holA gene encoding DNA polymerase III subunit delta, whose translation MTDLIKITNDIKSKNFKPIYFLCGEETYYIDRIAEFIEEHVLTEDEKAFNQVVLYGRDTSVEEIVSTAKRFPMMADYQVVIVKEAQNLNRTIDALQAYAENPQPTTILVLAYRDKPDGRKKVFKVIKDKHVYFESKKLYDNQIPDWISKVLKGKNYAIQPKAALMLSEFLGTDLAKISNELDKLRIIFPEGHTFTPKDIEVNIGFSKDYNVFELKSALALRDQEKAYSIIHHFAQNPKDNPIVVITGQLFSFFSQLLQFHGLKDKSNKREVASKIGVNPYFVDEYFTAARNYPMRKVSQIVQVLRDVDVKSKGVGAGSMKEDDLLKELVYKIFN comes from the coding sequence ATGACTGATTTAATTAAAATTACCAACGATATAAAAAGCAAAAATTTCAAGCCCATTTATTTTTTATGTGGTGAAGAAACCTATTACATCGATAGAATTGCTGAATTTATTGAAGAACATGTGCTGACAGAAGATGAAAAAGCTTTTAATCAGGTGGTGTTGTATGGAAGAGATACTTCAGTAGAAGAAATTGTTTCTACTGCAAAACGATTTCCTATGATGGCTGATTATCAGGTGGTAATTGTGAAGGAAGCGCAGAATTTAAATCGAACTATTGATGCACTTCAAGCGTATGCTGAAAATCCTCAACCTACTACAATTCTAGTATTAGCCTACAGAGACAAACCCGATGGTCGTAAAAAAGTTTTCAAAGTAATCAAAGACAAGCATGTCTATTTTGAAAGTAAAAAATTATACGACAATCAAATTCCCGATTGGATTTCGAAGGTATTAAAAGGGAAAAATTATGCAATTCAACCTAAAGCAGCCTTAATGCTGTCAGAATTTTTAGGAACCGATTTGGCCAAAATTTCGAATGAATTAGACAAACTCCGAATTATTTTCCCAGAAGGTCATACCTTTACTCCTAAGGACATAGAGGTAAATATTGGCTTCAGTAAAGATTATAATGTGTTTGAATTAAAATCGGCCTTAGCACTACGAGATCAGGAAAAAGCTTATTCTATAATTCATCATTTTGCTCAAAATCCTAAAGACAATCCAATTGTAGTGATAACGGGACAATTGTTTAGTTTTTTTTCTCAATTATTGCAATTTCATGGGTTAAAAGACAAGTCTAATAAACGTGAAGTAGCCAGTAAAATAGGCGTAAATCCGTATTTTGTAGATGAATATTTTACCGCAGCACGAAACTATCCCATGCGAAAAGTGAGTCAGATTGTTCAAGTGTTGCGCGATGTTGATGTAAAAAGTAAAGGTGTAGGCGCAGGATCTATGAAAGAAGATGATTTGTTAAAAGAATTGGTTTATAAAATATTTAATTAG
- a CDS encoding type I restriction enzyme HsdR N-terminal domain-containing protein yields MQNLNFNSYSFRLKNSENKVYIFDAIRKKFLVLTPEEWVRQHTIQFLIQELNYPISLINVEKIVKINGMNKRYDIVVFNSNGSIEIIIECKAPEVQITQATFDQIARYNFILQANYLMVTNGLNHYFCQMDFENENYTFLKDLPAYNL; encoded by the coding sequence ATGCAAAATTTGAATTTCAATTCGTATTCCTTTCGGCTCAAAAATAGTGAAAATAAAGTCTATATTTTTGATGCCATTCGAAAAAAGTTTTTAGTTCTTACACCCGAAGAATGGGTGAGACAACATACCATTCAATTTCTAATTCAAGAGTTAAATTATCCTATTTCATTAATTAATGTTGAAAAAATAGTAAAAATTAATGGTATGAATAAACGCTATGATATCGTTGTATTTAATTCTAATGGAAGCATTGAAATAATAATTGAATGTAAAGCCCCCGAAGTCCAAATAACCCAAGCCACTTTTGATCAAATTGCCCGATACAATTTTATTTTACAAGCCAATTATTTAATGGTAACTAATGGTTTAAATCATTATTTTTGCCAAATGGATTTTGAAAATGAAAATTATACGTTTTTAAAAGACTTACCTGCCTATAACCTTTAA